From Hirundo rustica isolate bHirRus1 chromosome 1, bHirRus1.pri.v3, whole genome shotgun sequence, a single genomic window includes:
- the MAL2 gene encoding protein MAL2 translates to MLPRGASSMPPPPNPAPYFPPPRVTLPSGLEILRTFSGAVVFLEILFGTIVWILVASTQVPLPLLQGWVMFVAVTAWFLSIVFLSVFLFGYANRIAVNWNQADFIFHGATFVFYFGAFLLQAATTSLHHFPRKFNSTTQEMILSGREYNISIAASIFAFATAICYGCSTALALRRWRLNNS, encoded by the exons ATGTTGCCCAGGGGAGCCTCGTCCATGCCGCCGCCTCCCAACCCCGCTCCCTACTTCCCGCCTCCGCGGGTCACGCTGCCCTCCGGCCTGGAGATCCTGCGCACCTTCTCGGGAGCCGTCGTCTTCCTGGAGATC CTGTTTGGAACAATAGTCTGGATTTTGGTCGCCTCTACTCAAGTtccactgccactgctgcagggatgggTAATGTTTGTGGCAGTGACAGCGTGGTTCCTCTCCATTGTGTTCCTCTCTGTGTTCCTCTTTGGTTATGCAAATAGAATTGCTGTCAACTGGAACCAGGcg gattttattttccatggggctacttttgtcttttattttggAGCATTTCTACTGCAAGCAGCAACTACATCTCTGCATCACTTTCCCCGTAAATTCAACTCCACCACACAGGAGATGATTCTCAGTGGTCGTGAATATAACATAAGCATAGCAGCCTCG ATTTTTGCCTTTGCAACAGCTATTTGTTATGgttgcagcacagctctggcatTAAGGAGATGGAGGCTAAATAACAGCTGA